AGTGATTATATGGAAGATGAAGGGAGCTTTGGGCATTGATCATAAGGAAGATGGAGATATTAAATAAGATAAAAGATTAGAGAGAGAGAAAGATATTTCTTCTTTACTGACGTTTAGAAACATTTAATTATTTTTTATTGTAAGCAATATTAAAAGGTGAAAATTATGACTTCATGCGTCTGAAATGGCTTTTGTTTCCATTTTGCATGTAAATCTTTCATAGTTTCTTGCCTCGAAGAAAATAATCACTGATTCGTTACGTCCCCTTCATATTTTTTAAACTATAATCTTTGTTTATGAAGGTCATATTACATACTTTTATATTTGGGTTTGATCTTTCAAATGGTTTTCATTGGGATGGACGATAAAATAAAATAAAGGTCAACGATGGAACCGACCATATGCATATGGGATTTCATTTGACTAAAGACCCGGCGATCTTTGTTCCATTTGCATGTAAAAAAAATTGCATGCATGTAAATCTTTGTTCCATTTGCTTGTAAAATTTTCACTTATTTTTTTGATAACCAAATTTAACTTGATGAATCGATTATTATATCTCAACACTAAACAATTATAACCTGACGAATTTGGATTCACATATATTTACCTTCCAATGTGGTTCAGTGTAGAAGAAACTAAACCTTACTTTCTCGACTTCGTCTAGTTGTTCTGATATTTTGTTTTGCCAAAAAAAGAGAAGTCAAACATTGTTCATGTGGCACGTGATGTTGGAAATAGAATCTGAGCAACAAACGGTAAAGCATGTTCTAAAAATTACAAAAGAATATATAAATAAAAATGAAGATTGCAGAGAGATTTTTCAGAATTGCGTCGTAATTAGCAGAGAACTAGAGTTCTGTAGGTCTAGAGGCATTTATTTTTCTGACTGTGTCTGTACCCTCTGTCAAAGTCAAGTATCTTTCCACATTCACTTCTACTGTTTTACTTCCATTTGAGTTTAGCTTATCTAACTTTAACTATATTATATAGCATCTATATACTGACTGAACAGATTAACTTAATTAACGTTTTTGGTTTTGGACTATATGTGAAAATTTTGTATGTTTGAAGGAGAAAGGTCGAAGTGCATTTATTATTACAAACAAAATAATTTAAATTGTCCACATTTCGGATGATCCAAATAATAATAAATTATATGGTGACGACAAGAGCTAATGATATGACATAAAGATTAGACTGGTCCAGCAAATTTTTGAATTCTTGCTATGGCAAAAATGGTGGTTTCCTTTGACTGGGATAGTTCTAAGTTCTAACTATCCCTTTTAAAATCTTTTCGAATATCCATTAGATCTACTGGCTGATGATCAGTGCCTAAACTAACTCCATATTACTAGATCAGTGGTATAAACTCCAAAGCATACATTATTAAAGTTTGTGGCTTTGAGTATTTTGGAATTTCGCAGATGAGCCACATGACTGAATGAAGGAAACAATACGGATTAAAACTAACTAGTTATGACTTCATGCGTGCACGCCATGGAATTATTGACTATCCATTAGAAAACGAAACTATTACTTCGTAAATAACTTAACTAGGTTTTATAAAATTGAATGAGATCTTTTAATGCGCTACACATCACAAGTATACACACTTAGTTACTATCCGGACAAAGTTGATAATCAAGCCTTCCAAAACGAAAAAGAAAAATTGAACAATAATAATGCTGATACTATTTTGTCCAAAAATAAATAGATCACGACCACCCATGATTGATAGCTGATAAGAAATATATGGATACCATCAATTCGGTGGGTTGTCGAAGGTCTACCAAATAAAAACACACATTCATTCTGTTGATCGTATATGCATTTATGAAAATTCATTTATATGATTTATACGCACTTATGAGCACTAGGTTCACCCCAGAGGGAATACAAAGTTAATATGTTTTTCTAGAATTTGAATCCAGCAGAGTGCGTTTGAACTGTTCTGTTCTAAACTTTGGGTCAAACATATTGGATAGTCAAGACCATCTCCAATTCACCTCTATTTATATCTCTATATTTTTCTCTAAAATAGAAAAACTCTATTATAGAAGTGAAAATGCTTCAATGTATACTTCTATAATAGAGTTTATTTATTTATAGGAAAAAATATTGAGATATGCTATTTTCACCTCTAAATATAGAGGCAAAAAGTAACTTTTCTCTATATTTTCTTCTAAAATAGAGAAATTCTATTATAGAAGCATACATTGGAGTATTTTCACCTCTATTATAGAGATCTCTATTTTAGAGAAAAATATAGAGGTATACATTGAAGATGCTCTAATGGAACGCCTAGTTCTAACCATACATATATATTATTATCAAATGAGAAGAGCCAAGGTGAGAGAACGCGATTTGTACCGTTTACGTGGGGAAAAGGTGTAAACAATTTGTTCGTTTGTTTTCTCAAAAAAAAAACAATTTGTTCGTTTGTATATAGTTTATATGTGTTGATTTATATGTTCGTATTCATATGTATTATTAGATTCATGTGAGATTGATTGATAAATCTAATGTACTATAAATTTTTAAAAACACCTGATAATGACATTGATATGTCTGAGTTTTACCCTTTTACTGCTACAAGGTTTGAATACATTCCTAGTATCAACCAAAACAATATGTTCACAAGTTACCATTTTAACATTTTAGTTGGCATTTTGTGATTGTTGGTTTCATATGTATATAAATAGTTGTGTACATAGAGATAGTTTAGAAATCAATATAAATGAGTGTTAAAGGTAACGCCACGTTCCATCGTTTAGAAGCATACTTCATTTCATATTTTTGGAGACAAATTTGACATGTCATTCCCTAAGTCTTTGTCATATTTAATTTTAGAAATGTTCAGTAATACTATATAGTTGATCAACTTATATAAAACTATATAGTCCGTCCCATTCGAAGCCAGTGCATCGAATCGAATTAAATGAGATTCACAAGCAATGACTATTTGTTTATGCGCATACTGCTAGGCTTCACATGAAGCTATAAGAATCACACATCTATCCAATTCTTTGGATAAAAGTAACAAGAATGATTTAAATTCGACTAGTAGATTCTTTTGTTATTAGAGTATATGAGTATTTAATTATCTCGATCGAATTTATGCGCTGGAATTGATTAATTAATGCATCTTTGAAATTTGATACTTGGAATATAACCTATCATTGGGGTAGGGTTTATTTCAAAGGATGATAAAACTATAACCTATATGTTGTTTTGTCAACGCTAATGGAAATTATAAAAATGAGCAATAAATGATATCATGGAAATATTTGTTTATAAAACAATTATTAATAATCAAACCACCATTGCCAAAGTCTAATGCGCACTATGTTCGCATCTTTGGGTACAGAAAATAATTAGAGAAGGATGAGAAAATATTATATACAGTCGATATCCCATCAATATGTTCATGTATCGTTGATTATTTTGTGAAACGATGGAGTTCAATACACTATTAAAACGTACTCACTGAATTTTAAACTGATACCGCTGCTGAAATCTATGATATATTCATCTTGGAGAGTTTAACTTTCATGAGTTTAACACTCATGAAGTTTTGTTTTTTTAGGTTTGGTCAAGAGTTTCATGGAAAGTTAAATTTTTAAGTCACGATATCGCCTGGACAATTCCCTGCGCAAACCTTTCTTTTTTGCTAAACTGTAAATATCATATATGAAGATAGATTCTACAAAAAGTATTATCTTGGTTCTGAACCATCTTGGCAAAAAAGAGAAAAACAAGATGGGTCAACATTTTAAACTAGAGACTAAGGACTTATCGAAGCCACATAGCCATAAGATCTCTAAATTTCTTATACTTCCTTCTAGCGGAGATAACGTTTCTCAGCTCTTTGTCAATGCTCCTGAAGACCGCGATCGCCGGGAGAGAGATCTGGTTATGGATTAAGTTATTCCGCTGCTTCCACAGCTGAAACACCACTGTTTGAGTTGCTAATTTCCTAAGCAGAGATAGTCTCTTAGAGCTAGGGACTCGGATCCAAGAGAGTAGCTCTGCCCAGTCCGTGAGTGGAGAGGTAGGAGGATGGCATCTGCTGAAGACGTAGCTCTAGACGTCGAGACTGTATTCGCAAGACAGAAACAAGTGCTCCCTCGTTTCTGGTTCTCTTGAACAGAAGGAGCAGAGGGGTGATAAAGGGAGACCCCACGAAGTAAGCCGGGCCTTTGTTGTTAACCTGTCATAGTTAGCTGTCCACATTGTAAAGGCATGCTTTGGTATTGATCCTTTGAACCAGACCACGTCATGCCAGTGTTGAATCTCCTGCTTTGGCCTCAGGGCTTCCCATGTGGTAGAGGCGCTGAAAACATTAGAAGGAGAGTCACCAACAATCCATTCATATTCGACATCAATATCATGAGATAGAGGAAGAGTTATAGTAGTGAGATGAGAGTGTAGATCAACTTCCTTTGTCTCGTAGCATTTGGGTCTTCGAGGAGGACTATTAATGTTGGTTCAAGGATCTACCTGCGCCAATAATTTAGCAGCATATCAAACCGACTGCCACAAGATATAGGCATTAATTTCTCTGATATAATAAGATAGGAGACGTAGATATCCACAAAAGTTATAGTGGCAGATTTGAGAAAACCAATTAGAAGTTTAGAACTGGATAGTTAACTTGAACAGCTAATTGATTTCCATTGGTGATTTCATCCTATGCTTTTGGTTTAACGTATGCATTTTGGTTTAACGCTCTTCCACATGTAAATGTTTTACAATTTAATAACCCACCTCCCCGATTTAAGTAGGATCGATATTCTAAATTGTTTTACGAGTGCATGCAAACAAAACCTGCGGGTTCCATTCTTGACAATCAGCTTTTCTAACCAGACAAAAATAACATGTCGTCTGCTGCATCAATCGTAATTCGTAACTGGAGGTGGACAAGAAAAAAAATGCTATCGTATAAACAAACTAAACCGAAATTTTTGTATATCACCTGAATAGTTTCACTAATTGAGAATCTGACCTGAAACCAAATGTAGTGTATCCGAACCAAATTGAATAAATTCTAATTGGGTGTTTCATATTTAAAATAATCCATCTAGTTGAAGTTATTTTTGAACTTAAACATAGCTCTGTTTACGACAAAGCCGAATTATAACAAAACGAAGCTGATAACTAAAGGAAGAAGGTGGAGAGGTAGAATAACATTACATTAATATCCCAGATAAAATAGAAAAGTCAAACCACACGTCGAAATCAAATCAAACCAAACATAGACCAGACTCTAGAAAGTAGAAACAGCTAAAGCGTAGTCAATTCTTCTTCATTTCTTACATACGTAGTTTTTATAATAAAAAAAAAATTCAGAAGCTAAAGATGTTTTGAAATTTTTAAAAACACCACCAAAAGAGATATTTCAACCGCACATAATCTGTATAACTAAGAAAGCTTTTCTCATTTTTAAGCTCTCATCTTTGATTTCTCCATTGCTCTCGGAGCTGCAGCTGCAAACAAACATCACAATATCGATCATATAACAAGACACTGCGATTATCACATTAAACACGTTAACAAGTGGAAACAAAAGACATACCTAACCCAATGGCATCACACCCTTTCATTATCTTCAGCTTCTTGCAGACATCAATAAACATTCTGTAGATTAATTAAATCCCAATCAGTATCTTTCTAATGCATGTTTAGATTTTATTCCAAAAGCATAAAAACTTACTCCCATGGAACATCTCCAACAAGCATCCAGTCTCCATCCTTGTCCTCATAAGTGAGCACATAGTCTTTTCCATTCAGGAGATCCTTGAGCTTGGTCTCACAGAGCTTATCCTTCCCTGCAGCTCCGTTAGATCCACATTGACCTAAACACAAAATAATCCATTGCATTCACTAATCGATCTACCATGAAATTTCTATTCAAAGCCTCGTATTAGCAAAATCACAGAGAAAACATCTCACCAAGAGTGAAAGTGGTGAACATTTTCTCCAAGTCTGAAGAGAGCTCCATGTAGTTAGTGTAGCTCCTCAGGTCAACTTTCCTCAGATAAGGAGCACCATCCATGCTGACCTTCACGAAGAGGGCCGTCGCGGAACCTGGCTTCCCATCAACTTCATCACTGTTCTTACAAGTGGTGGCCAACGTGTTCTTCCTGTAGGATCTCACTGGAGGCCAACCAACAATCTGTGCCCTGAAAAAATAAAATCAAAAATTTACCCTTCAGCATATCAAAACTCAAGCAAAAGAAGCTACACTACTTGGCTGCAGGTGGGCTAGAGCTGTTGGTCGTAGCGCTCCCCTGTCCCTTGGGGATGTTCTGCGTCACTTCCTTCTTCATTACAGATTGGTTAGCTACAACCCCTTGAGGAAACATCCAGTCTTTCTCAGTATAAACCGAGCTTTCAGACTTATCCATTGCATCAGAGAAGGCTCTTTTGTTGCCGTTCTTCAAGGAAACCTCATCTTTGGAAGGAACCAAAGGAAAGAAAGGCTTCTCATCAGGAGACCGGGAACCAGGAAGGCCAAGCGTCAGCTCGGTAGCTTTCAGGCTAATAGCAGCTTTGTCATCAAGGCCAGAGAGAGTCGAGCTTCCAACGGAGGAAGAGGAAGAGTCAGAGAGGCCCAAGTAGTTATGCTCCTTGAGTCCTCCCGAGACGCAGCAGTTGCTAGTTGGTGATGAACTCGCTACAGATACATTGCTCTGCAGCTCTTCCTCCCCTGACATTTCTTAAAAAGGTTTCCTAAAATAGAAACCATATCAAAATTAGGGTTTCCTAAAATAGAAATGCGAGGAATCACTCTTCTCCTAAACCAATCAGATACGTTCTTCGTCAACCTGATCTCAGATTCTCACCATCTACGATCTAAATAACAGCTAAACAGAAACCGCAATTCGAGATAATCTACCGAAGATGAAGC
This genomic interval from Brassica oleracea var. oleracea cultivar TO1000 chromosome C2, BOL, whole genome shotgun sequence contains the following:
- the LOC106325235 gene encoding auxin-responsive protein IAA9-like isoform X1; translated protein: MSGEEELQSNVSVASSSPTSNCCVSGGLKEHNYLGLSDSSSSSVGSSTLSGLDDKAAISLKATELTLGLPGSRSPDEKPFFPLVPSKDEVSLKNGNKRAFSDAMDKSESSVYTEKDWMFPQGVVANQSVMKKEVTQNIPKGQGSATTNSSSPPAAKAQIVGWPPVRSYRKNTLATTCKNSDEVDGKPGSATALFVKVSMDGAPYLRKVDLRSYTNYMELSSDLEKMFTTFTLGQCGSNGAAGKDKLCETKLKDLLNGKDYVLTYEDKDGDWMLVGDVPWEMFIDVCKKLKIMKGCDAIGLAAAPRAMEKSKMRA
- the LOC106325235 gene encoding auxin-responsive protein IAA9-like isoform X2, whose product is MSGEEELQSNVSVASSSPTSNCCVSGGLKEHNYLGLSDSSSSSVGSSTLSGLDDKAAISLKATELTLGLPGSRSPDEKPFFPLVPSKDEVSLKNGNKRAFSDAMDKSESSVYTEKDWMFPQGVVANQSVMKKEVTQNIPKGQGSATTNSSSPPAAKAQIVGWPPVRSYRKNTLATTCKNSDEVDGKPGSATALFVKVSMDGAPYLRKVDLRSYTNYMELSSDLEKMFTTFTLGQCGSNGAAGKDKLCETKLKDLLNGKDYVLTYEDKDGDWMLVGDVPWEMFIDVCKKLKIMKGCDAIGLAPRAMEKSKMRA